In Candidatus Cloacimonadaceae bacterium, the DNA window AGATTTGGGGGACCCGCAACTGAAGTGCCAGGGGGCCGATCATGGTAAGCGAGTCAGTCTGATCTGAGTCTATAATAACAACCCGAAAGTCTTTATTGAGTGGTTGGAGGATCACTCCCTTGCGAGTCTCATCATACTGTATCCTTTTCAGGGTAATGCCTCCCTCGAATCTGACCGCACAGATTTTGCCATCCGTGTTCGA includes these proteins:
- a CDS encoding S24 family peptidase, which translates into the protein EVRDDYVPADSVEVPTRYLPYGTDSYIAFRVNGASMEPQILHEDIVLIKKQYDWSNTDGKICAVRFEGGITLKRIQYDETRKGVILQPLNKDFRVVIIDSDQTDSLTMIGPLALQLRVPQI